A genomic segment from Tuwongella immobilis encodes:
- a CDS encoding sigma-70 family RNA polymerase sigma factor — MPPQPARSRAAADDLFRLNQGLAIQAAILLRDCQSLIPFDDLKQIALMTLWQVCLKWDPRSNTKFSTFAYTTIKNRLINAIRTTHRLPLAEREDDCPLASVHDRQALPERDPDSMGTIREWLAQLDQPIDRQVIIMSYGLDGCGYSLDQIAAGLGIKRRQVAIYLRRAMDKLAVIAGVKDAVVKDKPSPRRRHVVSQTGDLFADCE; from the coding sequence ATGCCACCACAACCAGCCCGTTCCCGCGCTGCAGCCGACGACCTGTTTCGGCTCAACCAAGGGCTCGCCATCCAAGCGGCCATCTTGCTCCGCGACTGTCAGTCGCTCATCCCATTCGATGACTTGAAACAGATCGCCCTGATGACCCTGTGGCAAGTCTGCCTGAAATGGGATCCGCGCTCCAACACCAAGTTCTCCACCTTCGCCTACACGACGATCAAGAATCGGCTCATCAATGCGATCCGCACCACCCACCGGCTGCCATTGGCGGAGCGTGAAGACGATTGCCCCTTGGCATCCGTCCACGACCGTCAAGCGTTGCCCGAGCGAGACCCCGACAGCATGGGAACAATCCGGGAATGGTTGGCCCAACTCGACCAGCCCATCGATCGGCAAGTGATCATCATGAGCTATGGGCTTGACGGTTGTGGCTATTCACTGGACCAAATCGCGGCGGGACTGGGGATCAAACGGCGGCAAGTCGCCATCTATCTCCGGCGTGCCATGGACAAACTGGCGGTCATCGCGGGGGTGAAAGATGCAGTGGTTAAAGACAAACCAAGTCCGCGTCGAAGGCATGTTGTTTCACAGACAGGCGATCTGTTCGCAGACTGTGAGTGA
- a CDS encoding ABC-three component system protein produces the protein MIHRVYSDLGGFKELTFREGLNLVLADKSPGATDRQTRNGAGKSSFVELIHFLTGGNCYPDSIFRVPELIESSFGLEFDLGGHRVAVERSGSSHSKIVIAGGETTDWPIAPKKDKKSKRLTVSNPNWKSILAQLLFGLAEDEEEESTKFTPTFRSLFAYFARRQSSQGFISAFQQSGKQLPWDQQVAISFLFGLDWTIPQGWQVVREKEKGLEAIRKAGAQGVFGDFVGKAAELQTKLTLHEDRYRQAVERVKSFRVLPQYRDLEREASELTQRLNDLANENALDRQLLAELGKSIESETPPPLTDLIQLYQDAGVSLPGVALRRYDEVQRFHESVIANRRSYLQQEQQDAQRRIEEREREKRERDTRRAEILNLLKTHGALEQFTLLQSEVTRLGAEVEALRQRLKTAEDLESGKTELELERGRLLTRLRQDYHEQKDSIKAAVLVFGEISEALYESPGSLTISPESNGPKFDVNIHAAKSKGISNMQIFCFDMMIARLCAERKIGPGFLIHDSHLFDGVDERQIAKALSIGAATAKRIGWQYIVTMNSDAVPPEFDPTPYVVQPRLTDATETGGLFGVRFG, from the coding sequence ATGATCCACCGCGTCTACAGCGACTTGGGAGGCTTCAAAGAGCTAACCTTCCGTGAAGGTCTGAACCTCGTTCTCGCGGATAAAAGTCCGGGGGCAACGGATCGCCAAACACGCAACGGGGCTGGGAAATCCAGTTTCGTCGAACTGATTCATTTCCTGACGGGTGGCAACTGCTACCCGGATTCGATTTTCCGCGTACCGGAGTTGATTGAATCGTCGTTCGGCCTTGAATTCGACCTAGGAGGGCACCGTGTCGCTGTGGAGCGAAGCGGCTCGAGTCATAGCAAAATTGTCATCGCAGGTGGCGAGACAACGGATTGGCCAATTGCTCCGAAAAAAGATAAAAAGTCGAAGCGGCTGACCGTATCCAATCCCAACTGGAAATCAATTTTAGCACAGTTGTTGTTTGGCCTCGCGGAGGACGAGGAAGAGGAATCTACGAAGTTCACACCCACGTTTCGTTCACTGTTTGCGTATTTTGCCCGCCGTCAATCCTCGCAGGGCTTTATCTCGGCGTTTCAGCAGTCTGGGAAGCAACTGCCGTGGGATCAGCAGGTTGCTATCTCGTTTCTCTTTGGTTTGGATTGGACTATCCCACAAGGCTGGCAAGTCGTTCGAGAGAAAGAAAAAGGCCTAGAAGCGATCCGCAAGGCTGGGGCACAAGGCGTATTCGGCGATTTCGTGGGCAAGGCCGCTGAACTGCAAACCAAACTCACACTGCACGAAGATCGCTATCGGCAAGCGGTCGAGCGGGTGAAAAGTTTCCGCGTTCTTCCTCAATATCGGGATTTGGAACGTGAAGCATCGGAACTTACCCAGCGCCTCAACGACTTGGCCAACGAAAACGCCCTTGATCGCCAGCTTCTCGCGGAACTCGGAAAGTCCATCGAGTCCGAGACGCCGCCTCCGTTGACAGATCTGATTCAGCTTTACCAAGATGCGGGAGTTTCGCTGCCGGGCGTGGCGTTGCGCCGGTACGATGAGGTTCAGCGATTCCACGAATCCGTGATCGCCAATCGCCGCTCCTATTTGCAGCAGGAACAACAGGACGCCCAGCGCCGAATCGAGGAGCGGGAGCGGGAGAAACGCGAGCGAGATACTCGCCGTGCCGAAATCCTCAACCTTCTCAAAACGCATGGGGCGTTGGAACAATTCACGCTCCTGCAAAGTGAAGTCACCCGCTTGGGTGCCGAGGTCGAAGCACTCCGACAACGGCTCAAGACGGCGGAAGATTTGGAGAGCGGCAAGACGGAACTGGAACTGGAACGCGGTCGCTTGCTGACACGGCTTCGACAGGACTATCACGAACAAAAAGACAGCATCAAAGCTGCGGTTCTCGTCTTCGGGGAAATCTCCGAAGCTCTCTACGAAAGCCCCGGAAGCCTGACGATCAGCCCGGAATCGAACGGGCCGAAGTTCGACGTGAACATTCATGCCGCCAAGAGCAAGGGGATTAGCAACATGCAAATCTTCTGCTTCGACATGATGATTGCTCGTCTGTGTGCCGAGCGGAAGATCGGGCCGGGGTTCTTGATACATGATAGCCATTTGTTCGATGGTGTCGATGAACGGCAAATCGCCAAAGCACTCTCTATAGGAGCGGCTACCGCCAAGCGAATCGGCTGGCAATATATCGTGACGATGAACTCGGACGCGGTGCCACCGGAGTTCGATCCCACACCGTATGTTGTTCAACCGAGGTTGACAGACGCTACGGAGACCGGTGGACTATTCGGTGTTCGATTTGGCTAA
- a CDS encoding ABC-three component system middle component 6, giving the protein MILPTKRLSQDRSLLYVGAEVLRLVDEPKTVSRLWQELQSARSAQSGLAPVTYDWFVLALDLLFLINAVRVERGRIEKVAS; this is encoded by the coding sequence ATGATTCTACCTACCAAGCGGCTCAGTCAGGATCGTTCCTTGCTCTACGTTGGGGCGGAGGTACTTCGTTTGGTGGATGAACCCAAGACGGTTTCACGGCTCTGGCAGGAATTGCAGTCTGCACGGTCGGCCCAATCGGGGCTTGCTCCCGTGACGTATGACTGGTTCGTACTCGCTCTCGATCTGTTGTTTCTGATAAATGCGGTTAGAGTCGAGCGTGGAAGAATTGAGAAGGTGGCATCATGA
- a CDS encoding ABC-three component system protein, with protein sequence MDQFTRAFYEQAFRIAFLEKRGEAFQDLFSSIMEKKYPSDFIRTRPWGNQGDRKNDGYVGSTRTLFQVYAPNEVEESKTLTKIDEDYEGALLHWSDQFDTWVFVHNSMQGLGPGVTKKLLDLDSGNQHVRVRSWGFEELRQVVFELAFPELASLLGPIPSRTDLINVQYPEVEQVLKTLELLTKPQAVDVRPVPPKKLEANALSPAVELLLKAGMGSSTKIRDYFSNHHDPEQGDRVAQAFRSEYEALRNANLTPDNIFARLQLIGNGTTLATPSRQAATLTVLAYLFEECDIFERPSEEPAP encoded by the coding sequence GTGGACCAGTTCACGCGAGCTTTCTACGAACAAGCGTTCCGAATTGCCTTCCTTGAGAAGCGAGGGGAGGCATTTCAGGATTTGTTCTCGTCGATCATGGAGAAGAAGTACCCCAGCGATTTCATCCGCACGAGGCCTTGGGGGAATCAAGGGGACCGTAAGAACGATGGCTATGTCGGCTCCACACGAACGTTGTTCCAAGTCTACGCACCGAATGAAGTAGAGGAATCAAAGACCCTCACGAAGATCGACGAGGACTATGAAGGCGCGTTACTCCATTGGTCGGATCAATTCGATACATGGGTGTTTGTTCACAATTCGATGCAGGGGCTAGGTCCCGGCGTTACGAAAAAACTCTTGGACCTCGATAGCGGCAATCAGCATGTCCGAGTGCGGTCTTGGGGATTTGAGGAGTTGCGGCAGGTCGTGTTTGAACTCGCCTTCCCGGAACTCGCGTCACTCCTCGGCCCAATCCCGTCTCGAACGGACCTGATCAATGTTCAATACCCAGAAGTCGAGCAGGTTCTAAAGACCTTAGAACTATTGACAAAACCGCAAGCGGTGGACGTTCGGCCTGTTCCTCCGAAGAAGTTGGAAGCCAATGCACTTTCTCCCGCCGTAGAATTGTTGCTGAAAGCTGGAATGGGTTCGAGTACCAAGATTCGAGACTACTTCAGCAACCACCACGATCCAGAGCAAGGAGATCGCGTCGCGCAAGCGTTCCGGAGCGAGTACGAAGCGCTGCGGAATGCTAACCTCACGCCCGATAACATCTTCGCTCGGCTGCAACTCATCGGGAATGGAACCACTCTTGCTACACCGTCGCGTCAGGCGGCGACTCTGACCGTGCTGGCCTACTTGTTTGAGGAGTGCGATATTTTCGAGCGGCCTTCTGAGGAGCCGGCACCATGA
- a CDS encoding polymorphic toxin-type HINT domain-containing protein, with translation MEARSLTPSHRLRTLDGSALAVEAVTETGLRQPVYNLRVADWHTYFVVGDAWGWAVWAHNAACAGALKEKNGIVYQLSPTVAVV, from the coding sequence ATCGAAGCCCGCTCACTGACGCCGAGCCACCGGCTCCGCACGCTCGATGGCTCGGCGCTCGCCGTGGAAGCTGTCACCGAGACGGGGCTGCGGCAGCCGGTCTATAATCTGCGAGTCGCGGATTGGCACACCTACTTCGTCGTCGGCGACGCTTGGGGATGGGCGGTTTGGGCGCATAATGCTGCTTGTGCTGGAGCGCTTAAAGAAAAGAATGGAATAGTCTATCAACTTAGTCCTACAGTTGCAGTTGTCTGA
- a CDS encoding Hint domain-containing protein has translation MGLGGITMNGVCQIGSQLGRAGVRTGMLLGGATFGVDAVQQFANGEFLAGSMSTVQGLFTMLSAGRSCFAAGTPLRMADGTSKPIEEIGVGEMVLSRDEHSPESPASGKVVEEVFVRTAEILRLTLTGGVTIGTTGEHPFFEESLGWIEARSLTPGHRLRKQDGSAIAEEPLAETGKWQPVYTLRVADCAATESAKQRLRLPLTSPEARSIVNQITTLIAAYRAEETASLQDPDRDSQKVRMIAELENHSADSAVLSFLLEVAGDPNEYDLARIEVFNVLYVRRIATDAEQIQIGRVLTKVLRSNDDDDNVKNYAAIAAASYMAVPEVDEVIEKIVLDSQADPNLRANAFAAIERSPRTLHRIRLFQNLLQDDQFSQTARRILGFPQV, from the coding sequence ATGGGGCTTGGTGGCATCACCATGAACGGGGTCTGCCAGATCGGAAGCCAGCTTGGTCGTGCTGGAGTTCGGACTGGGATGCTGCTTGGAGGTGCGACCTTTGGAGTGGATGCGGTTCAACAATTCGCCAATGGTGAATTCCTCGCCGGCTCCATGAGTACCGTTCAAGGCTTGTTTACGATGCTCTCGGCTGGCCGTTCCTGCTTCGCGGCAGGCACGCCGTTGCGAATGGCGGACGGCACCAGCAAGCCGATCGAGGAAATTGGTGTCGGTGAGATGGTTCTCAGCCGCGATGAGCACTCGCCAGAATCGCCAGCGAGTGGTAAAGTCGTCGAAGAAGTCTTCGTCCGCACCGCAGAGATCCTGCGGCTGACGCTCACGGGCGGAGTGACGATCGGCACCACGGGCGAGCATCCCTTCTTCGAGGAATCCCTCGGCTGGATCGAAGCCCGCTCGCTGACGCCGGGCCACCGCCTCCGCAAGCAGGACGGCTCCGCGATCGCCGAGGAACCGCTCGCCGAGACGGGCAAATGGCAGCCGGTGTATACTCTGCGCGTCGCGGATTGTGCCGCGACGGAGTCGGCGAAGCAGCGTCTCAGATTGCCACTCACTTCACCAGAAGCGAGATCCATAGTGAACCAGATCACCACGCTCATTGCTGCGTACCGGGCCGAGGAAACGGCGTCTTTGCAAGATCCGGATCGCGATTCCCAGAAAGTTCGGATGATTGCGGAGTTGGAGAATCACTCGGCCGACTCCGCAGTTCTATCATTCTTGCTCGAAGTAGCAGGTGATCCGAATGAATACGATCTCGCGCGAATCGAGGTGTTCAACGTGCTCTATGTTCGGCGAATCGCGACCGACGCCGAGCAAATCCAGATCGGCAGGGTGCTCACCAAAGTTCTTCGGAGCAACGACGATGACGACAATGTGAAGAATTACGCCGCGATTGCTGCGGCTTCCTACATGGCGGTTCCTGAGGTGGACGAGGTCATTGAGAAGATCGTGCTTGATTCCCAAGCAGATCCAAATCTTAGAGCGAATGCGTTCGCTGCCATCGAACGGAGTCCCAGAACGCTTCACCGAATTCGGTTGTTCCAGAATCTCCTCCAAGACGACCAGTTCAGCCAAACGGCAAGACGGATACTCGGATTCCCCCAGGTTTGA
- a CDS encoding NPCBM/NEW2 domain-containing protein → MTMRGLVVMLLLCSSVRADDPLRWQRLGGSVPQAEVVLTQLQPDGTIRTAAPEPKSIPGNDLIALIRDTIPQPGAPASRYLQLRNGDRWPGRVRSCNDASLEWLPSWGNGLGTPGGDPILPISLGQVAVIWMDRPLQRVTQSESWQRVLTQPRRRDVVLLANGDLVEGTLEAIDPEPLEVRLRTSGEEEPMKITKIPMLQVVAIALNTELTRIRKPLTKTFQLVCQDGGIWTARRIEGDGTELRAELLTGGKIRIPWGELVALRVLQGDATYCEDVRPTRVEATPFQEFAGQWVAMTPNSPTPLALRRSDQQTDFLEHGFRASVGVTLRFPLNRRSSRFEARIGVADDGLPVRNRADVRVEILVDQQDRTPESLRNCRVATGAEWVRVDTTNARELTIRVLPGRSGSTGAEVHFGDARLVK, encoded by the coding sequence ATGACAATGCGTGGACTCGTGGTGATGTTGCTCCTATGTTCCAGTGTGCGTGCGGATGATCCGCTCCGCTGGCAACGGCTGGGTGGCTCGGTTCCGCAAGCGGAGGTAGTGCTGACCCAGTTGCAACCGGATGGCACCATTCGCACCGCCGCTCCCGAACCGAAGTCGATTCCAGGAAATGACTTAATCGCGTTGATCCGAGATACCATTCCACAACCGGGCGCGCCAGCGAGCCGCTACTTGCAGTTGCGAAATGGCGATCGGTGGCCGGGGCGGGTGCGTTCGTGCAATGATGCGAGTCTAGAGTGGCTGCCCAGTTGGGGCAACGGTTTGGGCACTCCCGGTGGCGATCCGATTTTGCCGATTTCCCTGGGGCAAGTCGCGGTCATTTGGATGGATCGGCCGTTGCAGCGGGTGACGCAAAGTGAATCCTGGCAACGGGTTCTGACCCAACCGCGGCGGCGAGATGTCGTGCTGCTGGCCAATGGCGATCTTGTGGAAGGGACGTTGGAGGCAATCGATCCCGAACCGCTCGAAGTTCGGCTCCGCACCAGTGGGGAAGAGGAGCCGATGAAAATCACGAAAATCCCGATGCTGCAAGTGGTTGCGATCGCGCTAAACACGGAATTGACCCGCATTCGCAAGCCATTGACCAAGACGTTCCAACTGGTGTGTCAGGATGGTGGAATCTGGACTGCCCGACGGATCGAAGGCGATGGGACCGAGTTGCGTGCAGAATTGCTCACAGGTGGCAAAATCCGCATTCCGTGGGGCGAACTGGTGGCGCTGCGCGTCTTGCAAGGGGATGCCACGTATTGCGAGGACGTTCGGCCCACTCGCGTGGAAGCGACGCCGTTCCAAGAGTTTGCGGGGCAATGGGTTGCGATGACGCCGAACAGTCCGACACCGCTGGCGTTGCGTCGATCGGATCAACAGACCGATTTTCTCGAACACGGATTCCGGGCCTCGGTGGGGGTGACCTTGCGATTTCCGCTGAATCGTCGCAGCAGTCGATTCGAGGCGCGAATTGGGGTGGCGGATGATGGGTTGCCGGTGCGGAATCGGGCCGATGTTCGCGTAGAAATCCTGGTGGATCAACAGGATCGGACGCCAGAGTCGCTTCGGAATTGCCGCGTGGCCACTGGGGCGGAGTGGGTGCGGGTGGATACCACCAACGCCCGCGAACTGACCATTCGGGTGCTGCCGGGTCGCAGTGGTTCGACGGGGGCCGAGGTGCATTTCGGCGATGCGCGACTGGTCAAATAG
- a CDS encoding FAD-binding and (Fe-S)-binding domain-containing protein, translating into MTPHATHSDPNSHPLAAALQRHTTAEIRWDAPTRALYATDASHYQIMPLGVVLPRHGDDLLAITQLAAEHGVALIGRGGGTSLSGQSIGAGIIVDCSKYLNRVLDFDPSSRRIRIQPGMVLDHLNASLAPHGLMFGPDVATASRATLGGMIGNNSAGSRSLIYGKTADHVTALDTILSHGIRHRFEAMTPSEWERMRAGSSPIASIYRTIQRLIRDHADEIRRRFPHILRRVSGYNLAAYVDPESTSGIDAWRNHTPPSVPERADCSLVPLLVGSEGTLVLVESADLKLVPRPKFRGLLVPHFESLTAALEAVEICLAAQPSAVELMDSMLIDLARTQRSLKRAMSSIHGHPAALLMVEWVSDDAAEIPERIGKLARILERLPGCTAVVPAIEAAEREPLWNLRSSAVPLLYGMPGDRKPVTFVEDTAVSPEKLPAFATRFRAILREHGTDGTFYGHASVGCLHIRPVLNLKDPHDRQRMRSIMTAISDLVLEFGGALSGEHGDGLVRSEWNAKMYGPTIAKAFLEIKQAFDPANRFNPGKIVNAPPMEANLRPLPGESQVEPATRFQYESQGGFFRSIEVCNGAGVCRRTQGGAMCPSYRATRDEVDSTRGRANALRLALVGDGPNSPQTPPLQQRWVHEVLDLCLSCKACKAECPSNVDLTKLKAEFEHAYYQAHPRPWSHRLARSIPELHRWGAALAPITNAILRNSWLRRLFEPITGLDHRRQFPELERNHFHRWWKRRHSGGPTPASATSTRRVMLLADCFTSFTESRIPKALVRILEAGGLQVELAPLRCCGRAMLSKGYLSETQVLIQQQLPTLLAATADGTPILGIEPSCTVALLDEWPELIPGDATARLAQSVFLADDWLSREIQAGRLRLPLRESPQTLLLHGHCHQKAMLGTTGSSDLLRLIPQTTVHTLDVGCCGMAGMFGYERNHFDLSRRIAELQLLPALRAAPEAGVAATGTSCRHQIADFGERAARHPIEWLADALIDESAAAI; encoded by the coding sequence ATGACTCCCCATGCCACGCATTCCGACCCGAATTCGCATCCGTTGGCGGCGGCCCTGCAGCGGCATACCACCGCTGAAATCCGCTGGGATGCCCCCACGCGAGCGCTCTACGCCACCGATGCCTCGCATTACCAAATCATGCCGCTGGGCGTGGTTCTACCACGTCACGGGGACGATTTGCTGGCGATCACGCAACTCGCTGCCGAACATGGGGTTGCGCTCATCGGTCGCGGCGGTGGCACCAGCCTATCCGGACAATCCATCGGGGCCGGAATCATCGTCGATTGCTCGAAATATCTGAACCGCGTCCTCGATTTCGATCCATCTTCTCGCCGAATTCGCATCCAACCCGGCATGGTGTTGGACCACCTCAACGCATCTCTGGCCCCGCACGGGTTGATGTTCGGGCCGGATGTCGCTACTGCCAGTCGGGCCACGCTCGGCGGCATGATCGGCAACAACTCGGCCGGCTCGCGGTCCCTGATTTACGGCAAAACCGCCGATCATGTGACCGCGCTCGACACGATTTTATCGCACGGAATCCGCCACCGCTTCGAGGCGATGACGCCCAGCGAATGGGAACGCATGCGCGCGGGCAGCTCCCCGATTGCCTCGATCTACCGAACCATCCAACGGCTGATTCGGGATCATGCCGATGAGATTCGCCGCCGATTCCCGCATATTCTGCGACGTGTCAGCGGATATAACCTCGCCGCATATGTCGATCCCGAAAGCACTTCCGGCATCGACGCATGGCGAAACCACACCCCGCCTTCCGTGCCCGAACGTGCGGACTGTTCGCTCGTGCCATTATTGGTCGGTAGCGAAGGCACCTTGGTCTTGGTCGAATCTGCCGACTTGAAATTGGTTCCACGACCGAAATTTCGCGGGTTGTTGGTGCCACACTTTGAATCACTCACCGCCGCACTGGAAGCCGTCGAAATCTGCTTGGCCGCACAACCGAGCGCGGTCGAATTGATGGATTCGATGCTGATCGATCTGGCACGCACCCAACGCTCGTTGAAACGTGCGATGAGCAGCATTCATGGCCACCCCGCTGCCTTGCTGATGGTCGAATGGGTGAGCGATGATGCCGCCGAGATTCCCGAGCGTATCGGCAAGCTCGCCCGGATTTTGGAGCGTCTGCCCGGCTGCACCGCCGTCGTTCCCGCCATCGAAGCCGCCGAGCGCGAGCCGCTCTGGAATCTCCGATCCTCTGCGGTGCCATTGCTTTACGGCATGCCCGGCGATCGCAAACCGGTCACGTTCGTCGAAGATACCGCCGTCTCTCCCGAGAAACTCCCCGCCTTTGCGACACGATTCCGAGCCATCCTCCGCGAGCATGGCACCGATGGAACCTTCTACGGTCATGCGAGCGTTGGCTGCCTGCATATCCGCCCGGTCCTCAATCTCAAAGACCCGCATGATCGCCAGCGAATGCGATCGATTATGACGGCGATCAGCGACTTGGTGCTGGAATTCGGCGGCGCATTGAGCGGCGAACATGGCGATGGGTTGGTGCGGTCCGAATGGAACGCCAAAATGTATGGCCCAACCATCGCCAAAGCGTTCCTCGAAATCAAACAGGCATTCGATCCCGCCAATCGCTTCAATCCCGGGAAGATTGTTAACGCACCGCCGATGGAGGCGAATCTGCGACCGCTTCCCGGCGAGTCGCAAGTCGAACCAGCCACACGGTTTCAGTACGAGTCACAGGGGGGATTTTTTCGGTCAATCGAAGTCTGCAACGGCGCGGGGGTCTGCCGTCGCACGCAAGGCGGCGCGATGTGTCCCAGCTATCGGGCCACGCGGGACGAGGTGGATTCCACCCGTGGCCGTGCCAATGCCCTGCGGTTGGCGCTGGTCGGCGACGGCCCCAATTCGCCGCAAACTCCGCCACTACAACAGCGTTGGGTGCATGAGGTGCTGGATTTGTGCCTTTCCTGCAAGGCATGCAAAGCCGAATGTCCGAGTAATGTCGATTTGACCAAACTAAAAGCAGAATTTGAGCATGCGTACTATCAAGCGCATCCTCGGCCATGGTCGCATCGGCTGGCCCGTTCGATTCCCGAATTGCATCGGTGGGGTGCGGCCCTGGCTCCGATCACGAACGCGATTCTCCGCAACTCCTGGCTGCGTCGGCTGTTCGAGCCGATCACGGGACTCGATCACCGCCGACAATTCCCCGAGTTGGAACGGAACCACTTCCATCGATGGTGGAAGCGACGCCACTCCGGCGGTCCAACACCCGCCTCAGCCACATCGACGCGGCGGGTGATGCTCCTGGCGGATTGTTTCACCAGCTTCACCGAATCGCGGATCCCAAAAGCGCTCGTGCGAATTTTGGAGGCCGGAGGACTCCAGGTCGAACTGGCCCCGCTTCGCTGTTGCGGTCGGGCGATGCTCAGCAAAGGCTATCTCTCCGAAACACAAGTCCTAATTCAGCAACAACTTCCGACACTTCTCGCAGCCACCGCCGATGGCACACCGATTCTCGGCATCGAACCCAGTTGCACCGTCGCACTTCTGGACGAATGGCCGGAACTCATCCCCGGCGATGCCACCGCACGATTGGCGCAATCGGTCTTCCTCGCCGATGATTGGCTGAGTCGGGAAATTCAAGCGGGTCGGCTCCGATTACCACTCCGCGAATCGCCGCAAACCCTGTTGCTGCATGGACATTGCCACCAAAAAGCGATGCTCGGGACCACCGGCAGCAGCGACCTCCTCCGCCTCATCCCCCAAACAACGGTGCACACATTGGATGTCGGCTGTTGTGGCATGGCCGGAATGTTCGGCTACGAGCGAAATCACTTCGACCTCAGCCGCCGAATCGCCGAATTGCAATTGCTCCCCGCATTGCGAGCCGCCCCCGAAGCTGGAGTGGCAGCGACGGGGACATCGTGTCGGCACCAAATCGCCGATTTTGGCGAACGTGCGGCCCGACATCCGATCGAATGGTTGGCCGACGCCCTGATCGATGAATCCGCCGCCGCTATTTGA
- a CDS encoding sugar phosphate isomerase/epimerase family protein translates to MKTGMNLLLWSTHVTAELFPVLGELKSLGYDGVELPLFEGDAAHYRTVRAELDRQGLEATAVTVLSEDANPISPNPAVRQAAVDRMKWAIEMSQICGVKYLCGPFHSPLAVFSGTGPTETEKQYAADTLRKVSEFAATADVTLTIEYLNRFECYFLTTAADARKLVKAVDHPNFRTMYDSFHANIEEKDVAEAIRHLSDVMAHVHISENDRGTPGTGHVEWVKTFRTLKDVGYDGWLVIEAFGRALPALAAATKVWRDLFPAPQEVYQEGLAFMKRMWAEA, encoded by the coding sequence ATGAAAACCGGTATGAATTTGTTGCTGTGGTCTACGCATGTGACCGCCGAGCTGTTTCCCGTGTTGGGCGAATTGAAATCGCTGGGGTATGACGGGGTGGAACTCCCGTTGTTTGAAGGGGATGCAGCGCATTATCGCACCGTTCGTGCGGAGTTGGATCGGCAAGGGCTGGAAGCCACAGCGGTGACGGTGCTCAGCGAAGATGCCAATCCGATCAGTCCGAATCCGGCGGTTCGCCAAGCGGCGGTCGATCGCATGAAGTGGGCCATCGAAATGTCGCAGATTTGCGGCGTGAAGTATCTGTGTGGGCCGTTCCATTCGCCGTTAGCGGTGTTTAGCGGCACCGGACCAACGGAAACCGAGAAGCAATATGCCGCCGATACGCTGCGAAAAGTGTCTGAATTTGCGGCGACCGCAGATGTCACACTAACAATCGAATATCTGAATCGATTCGAATGCTATTTCCTCACCACGGCGGCGGATGCGCGGAAATTGGTGAAAGCGGTCGATCACCCGAACTTTCGCACAATGTATGACTCCTTCCATGCGAATATCGAAGAGAAGGACGTTGCGGAAGCGATTCGGCATCTTTCGGATGTGATGGCGCACGTTCATATTAGCGAAAATGATCGAGGGACACCCGGCACCGGACATGTGGAATGGGTGAAGACCTTTCGGACGTTGAAGGACGTGGGCTACGATGGTTGGTTGGTCATCGAGGCGTTTGGGCGAGCATTGCCAGCCTTGGCCGCGGCGACGAAAGTCTGGCGCGACTTGTTCCCAGCACCGCAAGAAGTGTACCAGGAAGGGCTTGCGTTTATGAAACGCATGTGGGCGGAAGCTTAA